The Nocardia sp. NBC_00508 nucleotide sequence CGAACGGCCTTCGGCCACCCCGCTGAGCGCGGGCGCGACCGTCACCGCGCAGCGGGTGACCGTCGAATTCAACACGCTGTTCCAGCATCTGTCCGACGTACTCGCCAAGATCGAGCCGGAGAAGCTGAACGCGACGCTGTCCGCGCTCGGCACCGCATTGCAGGGCCGGGGGCAGAAGCTGGGCGACTTGCTCGCGCAGAGTGACGCCTACCTGCGTGACATCAACCCGTATCTGCCGACGCTGCAACAGGATCTGGCGAAGACCAGCGACGTGACCAACCTGTACGCGGACACGGTGAACGACCTGCTGCGCACGGTGGACAACGCGACGGTCACCAGCCACACGTTGGTCGAGGAGCAGAACAATCTCGACAACGTGCTGGTGAACCTCATCGGACTGGCCGACACCACCGGTTCGGTCCTGCGCGACAACGAGAGCCAGCTCGTCACGGCGCTCGATCTGCTGCGTCCGACCACCGGGCTGCTCGAGGAGTACGCGCCCGCGCTGTACTGCCTGATCGGCGGCCTGGGCAAGGCGCTCCCGATGGGCGAGGCGGTCTTCGGCGGCCTGCAAGAAGGCGTCGCGCTGAACACCGGCTTCATGTACGGCGCCAAGCCCTACACCTATCCGGAGGACCTGCCCAAGGTCAACGCGACCGGCGGCCCGCGTTGTGCAGGTCTACTGGACCGGGTGCCGGGCAGCCACGCGGACTATGTCGTCACCGATACCTCGG carries:
- a CDS encoding MCE family protein encodes the protein MRGGLGLKLAGAAMVLALVAIVAVSLIMFVGGFTPTATVMVDAPRSGLVLDPDAKVKIRGVEIGRVASVDNTAEGATLKLALDPELLKLVPSNAEVDIRSTTVFGAKYVNFIVPERPSATPLSAGATVTAQRVTVEFNTLFQHLSDVLAKIEPEKLNATLSALGTALQGRGQKLGDLLAQSDAYLRDINPYLPTLQQDLAKTSDVTNLYADTVNDLLRTVDNATVTSHTLVEEQNNLDNVLVNLIGLADTTGSVLRDNESQLVTALDLLRPTTGLLEEYAPALYCLIGGLGKALPMGEAVFGGLQEGVALNTGFMYGAKPYTYPEDLPKVNATGGPRCAGLLDRVPGSHADYVVTDTSEGLVYAPSMMLTVNPPKIFQILFAGLPGVPRP